From the genome of Vibrio navarrensis, one region includes:
- the purT gene encoding formate-dependent phosphoribosylglycinamide formyltransferase, translating to MFGTATREGATRVLLLGSGELGKEVAIECQRLGLEVIACDRYADAPAMQVAHRSYVLNMLDGDELEKIIKAEKPAFVVPEIEAIATDKLVELEEQGLNVVPSAKAAKLTMNREGIRRLAAEELGLVTSPYRFADNYEEFVAAVEAVNIPCVVKPVMSSSGKGQSVIKSAQDIEKAWQYAQEGGRTGAGRVIVEGFIDFDYEITLLTVRAADGVHFCAPIGHRQEDGDYRESWQPQAMSENALKAAEYAAEEVVNALGGYGIFGVELFVKGDKVIFNEVSPRPHDTGMVTMISQEMSEFALHVRAFTGMPIGKIVQYGPSASAVVLGNGKSTNIRFDGIADALEAPQTQLRLFAKPDIDGRRRLGVVLTRRQSLEKAIQGAIDSAKKVKVIY from the coding sequence ATGTTCGGTACAGCTACCCGTGAAGGAGCAACTCGTGTACTACTGCTGGGTTCAGGCGAGCTCGGTAAAGAAGTGGCGATTGAGTGTCAACGCTTGGGTCTGGAAGTGATCGCCTGCGACCGCTATGCAGATGCTCCCGCCATGCAAGTGGCCCATCGCAGCTATGTGCTTAATATGCTCGATGGCGACGAACTGGAAAAAATCATTAAAGCGGAAAAGCCCGCCTTCGTCGTACCAGAAATTGAAGCCATTGCTACCGATAAACTGGTAGAGCTAGAAGAACAAGGCTTAAACGTGGTGCCTTCTGCCAAAGCCGCCAAACTCACCATGAACCGCGAAGGCATTCGCCGTTTAGCGGCTGAAGAATTAGGGCTAGTCACCTCGCCTTATCGTTTTGCTGATAACTACGAAGAGTTTGTCGCTGCGGTTGAAGCGGTCAACATCCCGTGCGTGGTTAAGCCCGTGATGAGCTCTTCTGGCAAAGGACAGAGCGTGATCAAATCTGCGCAAGATATTGAGAAAGCTTGGCAATACGCGCAAGAAGGCGGCCGCACTGGCGCAGGGCGTGTGATTGTCGAAGGGTTTATCGATTTTGATTATGAAATCACTTTATTGACGGTAAGAGCCGCTGATGGCGTGCACTTCTGCGCGCCGATTGGTCATCGCCAAGAAGATGGCGACTACCGCGAATCTTGGCAGCCACAAGCCATGTCAGAAAACGCGCTTAAAGCCGCAGAGTACGCCGCTGAAGAAGTCGTCAACGCCTTGGGTGGCTACGGTATTTTTGGTGTTGAGCTGTTTGTCAAAGGCGACAAAGTGATCTTCAATGAAGTGTCACCTCGCCCTCACGATACTGGCATGGTGACCATGATTTCTCAGGAAATGTCGGAATTTGCCCTGCACGTACGCGCCTTTACTGGAATGCCAATTGGCAAAATCGTCCAGTACGGTCCTTCCGCGTCAGCGGTGGTACTTGGCAACGGCAAATCAACCAACATCCGTTTCGATGGAATTGCCGATGCACTAGAAGCGCCGCAAACACAACTGCGTTTGTTTGCCAAGCCGGATATCGACGGGCGTCGTCGCCTTGGGGTTGTCCTCACTCGTCGCCAAAGTTTAGAAAAAGCGATTCAAGGCGCGATAGACAGCGCGAAAAAAGTGAAAGTGATTTACTAA
- a CDS encoding thiopurine S-methyltransferase: MRDPEFWHSKWAANHIGFHLEDVNPLLVRFWQETKPKRSDQVLVPLCGKSEDLAWLATKHDQVEGAELSHIAVRAFFAEHFYTPTVTTLSGQHELYQFDELAIYAGDFFTAPLSKADIVYDRAALIALPQEMRLEYVQRVRSLLNPGGGILLITLDYPQEEMSGPPFSVAQSEVERLFAGMKVTHLFEDIADERHPKIAQKGLSRFAEHVYLIEAID, translated from the coding sequence ATGAGAGATCCAGAGTTTTGGCACAGCAAATGGGCCGCCAATCATATCGGTTTCCACCTCGAAGACGTTAATCCGCTGCTGGTGCGCTTCTGGCAGGAAACAAAGCCTAAGCGCAGTGATCAGGTACTTGTGCCACTGTGTGGTAAATCGGAAGATTTAGCTTGGCTGGCAACAAAACATGACCAAGTCGAAGGAGCGGAGCTCAGCCACATTGCCGTTCGGGCGTTTTTTGCAGAGCACTTTTACACCCCGACGGTGACCACACTGTCAGGCCAGCATGAGCTGTATCAGTTTGATGAACTCGCCATTTATGCTGGCGATTTCTTCACTGCGCCGCTTTCCAAAGCAGACATTGTCTATGATCGCGCGGCCCTGATTGCGCTGCCCCAAGAGATGCGGCTTGAATATGTGCAGCGAGTGCGTTCACTATTAAACCCGGGTGGGGGGATTTTGTTGATCACCTTGGATTATCCGCAAGAAGAGATGTCAGGACCGCCTTTTAGCGTCGCGCAAAGCGAAGTAGAGCGTCTTTTCGCGGGTATGAAGGTGACACATCTGTTTGAAGACATTGCCGATGAGCGTCATCCTAAAATTGCGCAAAAAGGGTTAAGTCGTTTTGCTGAGCATGTTTACTTGATTGAAGCTATTGACTAA
- the cdd gene encoding cytidine deaminase has product MKSRIEQALARAPASISQYLAPIVSDDHFDATLSKQQFDELLEKTGLADNELRVALLPFAAAYSYAPISEFYVGAIVRGLSGKLYFGANMEFNGVQLGQTVHAEQAAISHAWMKGEEGIADITINFSPCGHCRQFMNELSTAKVLKIQLPERDEKVLQDYLPDSFGPADLGIESGLMTKVDHGFSTDESDELLKAAISAMNRSHAPYTHNLSGVALQVRSGKTYLGAYAENAAFNPSLPPLQVALMQLLLDGERFENIQSAALVESHKGKISHLACTQSTLEVINPDIPVTYLNI; this is encoded by the coding sequence ATGAAGAGTCGTATTGAACAAGCGCTAGCACGCGCACCGGCATCAATTTCTCAATACCTTGCACCTATCGTTTCAGACGACCATTTTGACGCGACCCTTTCCAAACAGCAGTTCGATGAACTATTGGAAAAGACAGGACTGGCAGACAACGAACTGCGTGTCGCACTGTTGCCTTTCGCTGCGGCTTATTCTTACGCCCCTATTTCAGAGTTCTATGTTGGCGCGATTGTTCGCGGTCTATCCGGAAAGCTCTATTTTGGCGCGAACATGGAATTTAATGGCGTACAACTGGGCCAAACCGTCCACGCCGAACAAGCGGCCATCAGCCATGCGTGGATGAAAGGCGAAGAAGGCATTGCTGACATCACCATTAACTTCAGCCCTTGTGGACACTGCCGCCAGTTTATGAATGAGCTATCTACGGCGAAAGTGCTGAAAATTCAGCTACCTGAGCGCGACGAGAAAGTACTGCAAGACTATCTGCCCGATTCTTTTGGCCCGGCGGACCTTGGCATTGAATCCGGCTTGATGACGAAAGTCGATCACGGTTTTTCCACTGACGAGAGTGACGAGCTGCTCAAAGCGGCCATCTCGGCGATGAATCGAAGCCACGCGCCCTACACACACAACTTAAGCGGTGTCGCTCTGCAGGTGCGTAGCGGCAAAACCTATCTGGGTGCTTATGCGGAAAACGCCGCTTTCAATCCTAGCCTCCCGCCGCTGCAAGTGGCCTTGATGCAACTGCTGCTCGACGGTGAACGCTTTGAAAACATCCAGTCGGCGGCTTTGGTTGAGAGCCATAAAGGCAAAATCAGCCACCTTGCGTGCACCCAATCTACCCTTGAAGTGATCAACCCTGATATTCCGGTGACTTACCTTAATATCTAG